The Chlorocebus sabaeus isolate Y175 chromosome 11, mChlSab1.0.hap1, whole genome shotgun sequence genomic interval ttctaacccatctaAAGagagctaaaaaccttgaaaaaagattagatgaatggctaactagaataaacagtgtagagaacaccttaaatgacctgatggagctgaaaaccatggcacaagaatttcctgacacatgcacaagcttcaatagctgatttgagcaagtggaagaaagggtatcagttattgatgatcaaattaatgaaataaagtgagaagacaagtttagagaaaaagaataaaaagacatgaacaaagcATACAACACATACGGGACTACATGAAAAGACCATATCTACATTtgtttggtgtacctgaaagggaaagggagaatggaacaaagttggaaaacacttttcaggatattatccaggagaacttccctaacctagcaaggcagaccaacttcaaatttcctgaatttgaatacagagaataccacaaagatattcccAGAAAAaagcaatcccaagacacataattgtcagattcaacaaggttgaaatgaaggaaaaaattaagggcagccagagagaaaggtttggttacccacaaagggaagcccatcagactaacagcagatctcttggcagaaaccctacaaaggCAAAAGAGACTGGGCACCCATATTCAACGTtcgtaaagaaaagaattttcaacccagaatttcatatccagccaaactaagcttcgtaagtgaaggagaaataaaatcctttacagacaagcaaatgctgagagagtttgtcatcaccaggcttgtcttaaaagagctactgaaggaagcactaaacatggaaaggaacaaccagttccagccactgcaaaaacatgccaaattgtaaagaccatcgatgctaggaagaaactccatcaattaacaggcaaaataaacaACTAACataataatgacaggatcaaatttacacataacaatattaccttaaatgtaaatgggctaaatgccccaattaaaagacacagactggcaaattgaataaagagtcaagacccatcagtgagctctattcaggagacccatctcacatgcagagacacatataggttcaaaataaagggatggaggaagatctaccaagtaaatggaaaacaaaaaacgtgggggttgcaatcctattctctgataaaaaaaaaaaaagactttaaaccatcaaagatcaaaagagacaaagaaggacattacataatggtaaagggatcaattcaacaagaagagctaattatcctaaatatatatgcacccaatacatgagcacccatattcataaagcaagcctttagagacctacaaggagacttagactcccacacaataataatgaaagaatttaacatcccactgtcaatattagacagatcaatgagacagaaggttaacaaggatatccaggacttgaacacagctctgcaccaagtggacctaatagacatctacagaactctgcaccccaaatcaacaaaatatacatttttctcagcaccacatcgcacttattcaaaaattgaccacatagttggaagtaaagcactcctcagcaaatgtaaaagaatagaaatcacaacAGAATGTCTCTCAggacacagtgcaatcaaattagaactcaggattaagaaaatcactcaaaaccacacaactacatggaaactgaacgacttactcctgaataactactgggtaaacaacgcaatgaaggcagaaataaagatattctttgaaaccaatgagaataaagacacaacgtaccagaatctctgggacacatttaaagcactgtgtagagggaaatttatagcactaaatgccctcaagagaaagtaggaaagatctaaaattgacaccctaacatcacaattaaaagaactaaagaagcaagagcaaacaaattcaaaagctagcagaaagcaagaaataactgagatcagagcagaactgaaggagataaagacacaaaaaaacccttcaaaaaaaatcaatgaatccaggagctggttttttgagaagatcaacaaaattgatagaccgctagcaagactaataaagaggaaaacagagaagaatcaaacagacacaataaaaaatgataaaggggatatcatctcTGATCCCaaggaaatacaaactaccatcagggaatactataaacaactctatgcaaataaactagaaaatctagaagaaatggatcaattcctggacacatacaccctcccaagactaaaccaagaagttaaatctctgaatagaccaataacagactctgaaatggaggtaataattaatagcctaccaaccaaaaaaagtccaggaacagacgGATTTATAGCCAAAttgtaccagaggtacaaagaggagctggtaccattccttctgaaactactccaatcaataggcaaagggaatcctccctaactcattttatgaggccagcatcatcctgatatcaaagtctgacagacacaacaaaaaaagagaattttagaccaatatccctgatgaacatcagtgtgaAAATCCTTAgtaaaatactagtaaactgaatccagaagcataacaaaaagcttatccaccatgatcaagtgggcttcctccctgggatgcaagcctggttcaacatacacaaattgataaatataatccatcacataaacagaaccaaagacaaaaaccacatgattatctcaataggtgcagaaaaggcctttgacaaaattcaacagctcttcatgctaaaaactctcaacaaactaggtgaatgggacatatctcaaaataataagagctatttatgacaaacctacagccaatatcatactgaatggccaaaaactggaagcattccctttgaaaactggcacaagacagggatgccctctctcaccactcctattcaacatactgttggaagtcctggccagggcaatcaggcaagagaaacaaataaagggtattcaattaggaaaagaggaagtcaaactgtccctgtttgcagatgacatgattgtatatttagaaagccccatcatctcagcccaaaatctccttatgctgataaacaacttcagcaaagtctcaggtatgaaatcagtgtgcaaaaaatcacaagcattcctatacagcaaTAAGAGACAAATATAGAgtcaaattatgagtgaactcccattcactattgctacaaagagaataaaatacctaggaatccaacttacaagggatgtaaaggacctcttcaaggagaactaaaaaccactgctcaatgaaataaaagaggatacaaacaaatggaagaacattccatgctcacagataggaagaatcaatatcatgaaaatggccatactgcctgaggtaatttatagattcaatgccatctccatcaagctaccaatgactttcttctcagaattggaaaaaactgctttaaagttcgtatggaaccaacAGGAGAGCCCGCAATGccgagacaatcctaagccaaaagaacaatgctagaagcatcacactacctgacttcaaactatactacaaggctgcagtaacccaaacagagatatagaccaatggaacagaacagtggcctcagaaataacaccacagatctacaacaatctgatctttgacagacctgacgaaaacaagaaatggggaaaggattctctatttagtaaatggtgctgggaaaactggctagccatatgtagaaagctggaactggatcctttccttacaccttacacaaaaattaattcaagatggactagagacttaaatgttagacctaaaaccataaaaaccctagaagaaaacctaggcaataccattcaggacacaggcatgggcaaagacttcatgacttaaaacactaaaagcaatggcaacaaaagccaaaatagacaaatgagatctaattaaactaaagagcttctgcatggcaaaagaaactaccatcagattgaacaggctacctacagaacgggagaaaatttttgccatctacccatctgacaaagggctaatatccagaatctacacagaatttaaacaaatttacaagaaaaaaacaaataaactcatcaaaaaaatggtcaaaggatatgaatagacacttctcaaaagaagacatttatgcagccaatagacacatgaaaaaatgctcatcaccactggtcatcagagaaacgcaaatcaaaaccacaatgggataccatctcacaccagtgagaatggcaatcattaaaaagtcagaaaacagcaggtgctggagaggatgtggagaaataggaatgcttttacactgttggtgggagtataaattagttcaaccatgtggaagacagtgtggcaattcctcaaggatctagaactagaaataccggttgacccagcaatcccattactggggatatacccaaaggactataaatcatactactataaagacacatgcacacatatgtttactgcaggactattcataatagcaaagtcttggtaccaacccaaacgtccatcaatgatagactggattaagaaaatgtggcacatatacactatggaataatatgcagccataaaaaaggatgagttcatgtcctttgcaaggacatagatgaagctggaaaccatcattctacgcaaactatcacaaggtcagaaaaccaaacactgcatgttcccactcataggtaggaattgaacaatgagaacatttggataCAGGGCAGGGAATATtgcacaccagggcctgttgtggggtagggggctgGGGTAGCAATAACAtgaagagaaatacctaatgtaaattatgagttgatgggtgcagcaaacctacatggcacgtgtatacccatgtaacaaatctgcgtGTTGTGCAAATGtagcctagaacttaaagtataataatatatatatgtatatacacatatatataaatgttactaGACTTAACATtataatgaaaagataagcaTTATCAGaaccaattttaaatttttattattatgagagaaaattttaaatataagggCACAGAGCAATTGAAAGTGAGAAGCTGGAATTAAAAGGTATTCAgggcaaaactaaaataaaattttaaagggcAAACAAAGTGgtgtggctatattaatatcaaacaaatgaaattttaaggCAAGAAATATTGATGaagatgaaaagtaaaatttcaTAATGATGAAAGGGTCAATTAAACTTTGACAAACAAATCTTATGCACGTATATTCCTAATGATAACACCACAGATGCTAGGCAAAGATCAacagggaaaagaagaaacacatgCAAATCCACAACCCTAGCTGGggattttaatgaaatgaaaaatgttacaCTTTTCAGTAAATCagttctttcaaaactggactTCTGAGAGAGAATTAAATTCCACAGAAAAGTATGCCAAGAGAAAATGCAGAGTAAATTATTACCAAAATTACAGTTTTAAGTGACTCTGTTGGAGAGTATAATAGAGTGCAGGTAGAAgagacaaaaaattaatttgtgcaggctttctttttctatccttttaaaaaCCTTGAACCCACTTGTGTCTTTGTATCTAAGGTATGTTTTTGTTAACCAGCATGTAAATAAGCTATTTTTCCCTTGTAACCCGAAAATCTTTCACTGGGTATTAAGTCTATTGGTATTGTATTTACTGTGGTTTACTTTATGTCTTTTCTCCTACCATCATTTAAATTTATCCCacatcttttattttccattgctttcctttcttacctaatttagttttaattaaatacattcttgttttgtttctgttgacttatttaactaaatattttgtcattattttagtGCTAAGGCTAATTTGGATTACTTCGTTCAGGAGGTATCTGTCAGGTCTTGCCACTGTGAAGttactcttttcctttatagttaAGTAATAACTtgagaatgtgtatatatacttttctcaTTAAATGTTCACTATCTTGacatcttttaacattttataactcttttttttctatacttCTTACTCGCCATTTGACTATATGaaagagctttcttttttctttatttattctataTAAGTACATATAGTatagcttttaattttattctatgaGTTATAATGTGTTGCTCTCTTTGTTATATGACTCTCTTCCAGATTTGTTTAGCTGGAGTCCCTTTAGTTGACATCATGTCGTTTCTAAACTTACTCAATATACCCAAGACATTTAATGCTGAATTCTATACCAAGTGCTCAATAGTGTTTCCACGTGCAATGCGGCTCCATGAGTAGACCTAGACTTTgaacaaagcaacaaaaatgaattttgtgAGAAAGTGAAGCAAATTGATGTCATTTGTGGAAATATTTGCAAGCATGCAAATAAGAAGATGGTCATTACAATTTCTTGGTAAGTTGTAATCTTATGAGAAAAACAAAGTGCATCATTCAGTTGgacattgattttcatatattaagaGTGTTACTTTTTTTAAGCTGCTATTCCTGCAGTCATGATAATAAGCAGAAAATGTTCCAGTCTTCCATATGAGGAAGAGCTGAAATCACTTTCCCTCACACATTTGGTAGTTGGCATCCGGCTGTTTGAGGCCTCAGTTATTTTTCATATGCTCGTCTCTGCATGGTCTCTCCTTAGAGCCGGTTTGGGCTTTTTCACAGCATGGTGGTTGAATTCCAAAGGTAAGTGTCCCAAAACATAGGGATCTCGACAGCAGCTATAACATCTTTATCACCTAATTTTGAAATCACAAGGCATCTTTTCTTCCATACTCTAGTAGATTGAGCTTATTTTCACCCAAATTCAAAGAAAGGAAACTTAGACTCCACTTCTTGGAAGGAGTGTCAAAATTGCATTGTGAATGTCAGAAGAGAGATACAATTGCTTTACAGTTCCTTAAGATAACACAGTCTACCAAAGAGGTGAAAATGGTGAACAGAACATGTCGCTTTATTTCTCATTCGATGAGCTTATGCAGATAATGAAACATTATGAGAAATTTCTGCAGCACACTGCCATATGCATTtaggttttccagtttttctggacAAAGTGAGAGCAGCAGTCATTGTCttgatatttgagaaaaaaaaaatctgtctttttaACTTTGCACACATCTTTGTAAATAACTTTATCTTCTTGTAATTTATTGTGAAGATGAATCCACCAGgaattttgtaataaattttgtCTCTTTATGTTTACTTTTCTCATTGCCATTAAAATTAACTgtcaaatattttcagaaatattgaCTAGGTAAATTCATGGTAACTATAGATATACATAGGAACAAATACCACTGCCACATTTCAAGATAAAGTAGCTTAATCACCCTCATAGTATAATTCAATTGGTATAATGGCATAACCACAtatttatcagaaaaatataGAATGCGATATCTAAGTGTTCTAGCAACGGACACACgtgagtaaaaaagaaaagcacatggTTTCATATTCCTGGTTTAGAGGAAATGAaatgtaagtttatttttaaaatcactcaaATTTTAAGACACTGATGTTCAATATAACTTACTGTGGGAAACTTGGGCAAAAGTTAAACTAATAATCATGTGACAGGTAATACAATTCATTATATATTCCCATTTACTTAACACATTAATTGACATGTTCAAAAGATTAAACTTGCTTATATGCTCTTGAAAAAGATTGTGTGTGGAATCAACTGCTTGTGTATTAAAGCCACATTTTATTCTCTACTCCAATTTCTAAGATCTGTccaacataaataataaatatcacatACATGAAATGTATGATTCCCTTCAAAGGAAATTATGCTTTTCCGTGTTGACAATTGACATTTCAAAAAGTTcactttacaaaataattttctacatttatttttaaagagtaagatttcttgaaacattttaaatatattttttaacaatgaCAATATTTGATTTATCTAAGACTTTTAAAGAACATAGCATTTAACTAAAACAaggtacatttatttaaattacatagcataagacctactatttaatAGTACAATAGGAAGACTACAGTTGATAATAactaaattgtatatttttaaataactttaaaaatgcaataggattgcttgtaactcaaaggataaatgcttgaggggatggatacacCATTATCCATGATGcatttatttcacattgcatgcctgtattgAAATATCTTATATATGCCACAAATGTATacgcctactatgtacccacacattttcttaaataattttttaaatttttataaattatttagcaGATCAAACTCTTGAAGAACTTATATTCTATAGTACAGTGAAAACTACCATTTATTTCACTCTAACATGCTTTTAGAGAAAATCAATCTtgcaattgttttctttctaatatagAAAGCTTTGAgtactgaaaaagagaaaattaaagtcAGAATGGATAGAATGAAAAACGTTTTGAATGTTGGACAAGCTTAAGTAATACAAATAATTCAATATTGAATATCAATTCTTAAACTAGAAGAGTCAAATTAGTGTTTTGTTCAAAGATCCTTATATGTTTTCATGTTAATTATTTCAACAAGTTGTATTACTTGTCTGAAGcagaaaatatgtttctaaataCAGCTTTGAAGGCTTGTTTAACTTGCTGATTCCTCAGAGTATAAATAAATGGGTTTAACAACAGGGTAATTGAAGTATTGAGCACATTTACTCCTTTGCTTAAAGCAACTCTTTCATTCGCTGATGGCTTTATGTAGATAAACATACAACTACCATAAGTGATGGAGGCAACAATCGTGAGAAGAACAGCTGGAAAAGGCTTTCTTCTTTTGCTGCACTGAAGGGAATTTCAGAATTGTCTTGATGATGTAAGAGTAAGAAAGGATTGCTAAAAACTGGGTGACAATAGGTGTCATCACAGCTAATAAAAAGGCAATCAGTTCCAGTAAATGTGTGTCTGAGCAAGAAAGTTGTAGGATAGGAGAAATGTCACAAATGAAATGATCAATGATATTTGAAGCACAGAAATCCAAGTTAAGACCTAAAATCAGGGGACGGAAAATGATCAGGAGCCCAGTTACCCAAGAACTGAATACAAGCTGGTAGCAAACTTTGTTACTCATGAGGGACGTATAATGCAAAGGTTTGCAGATGGCAACATAGCGATCATAGGACATAGCAGCTAGAAGGAAAAAATCTGTAACCCCCAAGAATATGTAAGAAAACAGCTGAGATGTACAACCATTATAGGAAATGGCCTTTTCCCTGGTAACAATGGTGATTAGGAATCTGGGAATgcaagcaattgtgaatgaaattTCCAGAAAAGAGAATTACGGAGGAAGAAAAACATTGGAGTCTTGAGCTGGGAATCCAGCAGAGTGAAGGAAATGACAGTGAAGTTCCCTATCATGCTCAACACATAATTTAGaagtagaaataagaaaactacaATCTGTAACTGAGAATTATCTGTCAGTCCCAGAAGAATAAATTCTATCTGCCTTGTATGATTCTTCATTTCTCTGTTGTGATTTCAATCAAATCCTAGGAATAAAAAGGTGCAGGAGTTGGGCTAGGTCCAGGAAAAGATACAGGACagtttaaatatttacaaatatatacatttaagagGTAGTACTCCATGGATGTTGAAGATATGATATAGAACTATGCAACAGAAACTGTAAACTAAGAGTTTAAAAGTACAACAAACATCATCTCAGTTTTGAAAATTGATTTGCAAATCCTTTAATAGTTGATTGTTTTTTTCATGCTTCCACTTCAAGATTCCACTGAATTGTAACTAATTCCAAGTTTGTCAAGTTGTTAAATAAATTAGACAAAGATCTTGGTTCAGGATTCAaaaatagttcattcattttaaaattttaatttcacctaAGAAAATGATGCCAGTGTAATGAGTTAAGACCTAAGTTAAGggaaggcacagtggctcatgcctgccatcccagcacttgggaggccaaactggggattgcttgaggccaggagttgaagaccagcgtgaacaacatagggagatgccagcttgggtgacagagcgagaccctgtctttttggTTAAGAATTAAAAGACCTACAGTTAAATTTTGAAACTTtagattatattatattaaaGTGACAATTGTTCAAAGCCCTGCTATATAGCCTTTTTCAACTTCTCTGTGAACTACATACGAAGATATGGAAAAATGCCCCTAAAAAGTATGAGTTGAtaccacaacaaaataaatattagttgaatctAGGAAACTCAAAACTTAATATTATGCATATACAGCcacatttaccaaaaaaaaaaaaaaagcctatttaGGACTTAAAAATTTTGTCTTGTGTAATCAAGACCATAGgagtaagaaagaaaacagataaaacatTGTATCTCTTCAAAATCTCTGTAGTTACAGGTACCTACAGTCTAAACCTACTTTctaaatgtaacactgtgagtgaaAAATCAGTGCTTTCTTGCCACACTGTCTGAGTCCCCAAAAATTATTTATGCAGGTAACCAGAGACTATTAATTTAGGGAAATAATGGGGTAGGAAGGGTGTAATCATTTGAATGGGACAGAAGGATTCCGATGGTATTTTAAGTTTGTTATTGTAGGTTTCCCAGAGTATCAGATTGCCAGTGAAAAAAGTGAAGCGAGTAACAGTACAGAAGTAAAGCAAAGGTGACAGCCTGTTAGGAATTAGAAAGTGGACTTAAAATCCAGCTAAGGATATGAGAAATAACTTATCAATGGCTACTGAGAAAAACAGCAATCCACTCTCAGGGTTAAAGTTTGGGAAGcttctttattatttaagaattaatttttaaatgttaagctgagtatcacaaacaaacaaaaaaaaaacaggacataAGAAAGTGTAAAATGGCTAAGTTAACAGTTTAAAGTCAAAGAtcttgaaatgtaaataaaagtttaataaaatttggaattttttctctgttattattaGTTATACGGTCTTGGGAAAACTAActtccttattttaattttttcatctgcaaaaaatggtaaaataattcTGATCTCAGTTAGAAGGACTGAGATGTATACACAACACATGTCTAATAACTTTAATAACCAGGGAAGAGATtagtacatataaaaattaaggccaggcgcagtggctcacaactgtaataccagcactttgagaggccaaggcaggcagatcacgagatcgggagttcgagaccagcctggccaatacggctaaaccccgtctccactaaaaatacaaaaaatagccaggcgtggtggtgtgcacctgtaatcccagctactcaggaggccgaggcaggagaattgcttgaacccaggaggcgaaggttgcagtgagccaagatcatgccattgcactctaacctgggtgacaatagcaagactctgtcccccaaaaaagaaaaaaaaatttaaaatgtagttagAGTGTCCATTGTTTCATCAAGCTTCAAATAGCTGCAGATATAGCAGAGCTCCCTAATCACCAAAATCTTTGGAGACAGTGGGGGCTTCTGGATagtggaaaagatattccatttgtatcataaaataaattacataatttataaaaatcacaCTTCTGTAGTTAAACATAACTATGTTTCCAAATTTCAGCATCTGATGAGTATAGAATTTGTTCTATTTTCTCAGTTctgaaaatcaaatatatttgagTGAAATTTCTTCTAGCTCACTTTTAAGATAGAGGGAAGGCCTGGgtgtggtcgctcatgcctgcaatcccagcagtttggaaggttGAGAGAGGATATCTcctgagcccagtagttcaagacaagcctggacaacatcatgagaccccattagtttaaaaaaaaataaaaagaaaaatgcagagaagaaaaacagtgaTAAGGACAACTGTAGAAAATTCTGCTCACAGCATCTTCGTCTAAAATCATATtaagaaactattatttctaatacaatactaaattttattttttaatagtgtaAGAAATCTACTTAAAACTTTTCACATTTAAAGTGAAGGGTAAATTATGCTGAATTAGTTCTCATCTAATTGATTTCATTATCCAAATTCAGGCAtaatattagcaaattaaatgatgcttattttagtaaaattttgTGTGCTTGTTTCAAATAGCTATAAAATTCAAGTTATTCACTAGAATGCAAATGTCACTGACTCATTTGACTTAAAACTAAAACTAACACATTCTTTAGAAAATGCACTGACTTTTCATATGGTGAGAATAAAATTCCTGTTTTTTAAGACATATTATTTGAGAAAAAGCTTAGTAAAAGAGACACACCTGTGATAATCCTTAAAGAGGACATATATCTGTGGGGAAAAGACAATATTAGAAAGAAGGATGGGGCTAAagtcacaatatttttaaattttcaaaatataaaggcATCTTCCAaacttctttttgaaaatgaagtTAAGAATTGAGAGTTAGAATATGAAATTGTTGAGGAAATGGTAAACTATGAATtagtaaacataaaaaatataaccagaaaattactacaatgaaaactaaaagAGTTTTCAAAAACATCTATTTTCCAACTTCAATAAGTGTAAAACATTTAACTGGCTTATTAAGCAACTATAAACATCTtctaagaataaataattttcattttacttacatACTTCTTATATATAAAGATTAATGTGTGCTAGCTATGCCAAAATAGCTAAGACTTAGAAAAAGAACAAGGATAACTTGAAAGGCAAAGTgcaaaaatacaagataaaacaatataaatgaagaataaataacCTGTGATATGTTCACTTTCAATGGAATGTTTTGCTGCAGATAAAATGTTCAAACTATAGTTTCATACACTGTATGAATAAATCTTAGATATGTAATATTAAGTTCAAAAAGCATGTCCCAGAAAAATCATATACTTGATACAATATATAGAATACTAGTTCCCATATAATATG includes:
- the OR6C70 gene encoding LOW QUALITY PROTEIN: olfactory receptor 6C70 (The sequence of the model RefSeq protein was modified relative to this genomic sequence to represent the inferred CDS: inserted 3 bases in 2 codons) — translated: MKNHTRQIEFILLGLTDNSQLQIVVFLFLLLNYVLSMIGNFTVISFTLLDSQLKTPMFFFLRXFSFLEISFTIACIPRFLITIVTREKAISYNGCTSQLFSYIFLGVTDFFLLAAMSYDRYVAICKPLHYTSLMSNKVCYQLVFSSWVTGLLIIFRPLILGLNLDFCASNIIDHFICDISPILQLSCSDTHLLELIAFLLAVMTPIVTQFLAILSYSYIIKTILKFPSVQQKKKAFSSCSSHXIVASITYGSCMFIYIKPSANERVALSKGVNVLNTSITLLLNPFIYTLRNQQVKQAFKAVFRNIFSASDK